In Sphingomonas sp. SUN019, one genomic interval encodes:
- a CDS encoding transglutaminase family protein, with protein MRISIDHRTTYRFTSPQARVVQLLRMTPENTDDQTVAAWHIAVDCDARMTQHRDGFGNCTTMLYCEGPLDRIEVSVSGEVVTSRSDGVQRGATEPLPPRVFLRDTPMTLADEAIADFAQEAAAGEGMTALLRLNDAIHAHAAIDRGRPEPGLAAAEAFARTSATSRDLAQIFIAAARSLGVPSRYVTGYCDLEGDHRPTAHGWADAWVEGIGWAGFDPTLGTHSGEHHVRVAVALDAFGAAPVAGTRLGDGREALDVDVTVQRED; from the coding sequence ATGCGCATCTCGATCGACCACCGCACGACGTATCGTTTCACCAGTCCGCAGGCGCGCGTGGTGCAATTGCTGCGCATGACGCCCGAAAATACCGACGATCAGACGGTCGCGGCGTGGCATATCGCGGTCGATTGCGATGCGCGCATGACGCAGCACCGCGACGGCTTCGGCAATTGCACGACGATGTTGTATTGCGAGGGGCCGCTCGATCGGATCGAGGTTTCGGTGTCGGGCGAAGTGGTGACCAGCCGCTCCGACGGCGTGCAGCGCGGTGCGACCGAGCCGCTGCCGCCGCGCGTGTTCCTGCGCGATACGCCGATGACGCTGGCGGACGAGGCTATCGCGGACTTCGCGCAAGAGGCCGCGGCGGGGGAGGGCATGACGGCGCTGCTCCGGCTGAACGACGCGATCCACGCGCACGCCGCGATCGATCGCGGACGGCCCGAACCGGGCTTGGCCGCGGCCGAGGCCTTTGCGCGCACGTCCGCCACGTCGCGCGATCTGGCGCAGATCTTCATCGCCGCCGCGCGCAGCCTGGGTGTGCCCTCACGTTACGTGACGGGATATTGCGATCTGGAGGGCGACCACCGTCCGACCGCACATGGCTGGGCGGATGCGTGGGTGGAGGGGATCGGCTGGGCTGGATTCGATCCGACACTCGGCACGCATTCGGGCGAACATCATGTCCGCGTCGCAGTGGCGCTGGACGCGTTCGGCGCGGCACCGGTGGCTGGCACGCGGCTGGGGGATGGGCGCGAGGCCCTGGATGTTGATGTAACGGTTCAGCGGGAGGATTAG